One Mercurialis annua linkage group LG3, ddMerAnnu1.2, whole genome shotgun sequence DNA window includes the following coding sequences:
- the LOC126675005 gene encoding uncharacterized protein LOC126675005, giving the protein MGDSTSRTHTVNTCHVCGDAGFLKKIVTCFQCETTQEHVYCMPVLLLTVPQIWICNACRSKEENNFQMSLNSDIVCSSTMQSIVTVELSENPGILLNFENETTVGSGKLNSISSQEAIEQLSSALKLENHSANRQGSSSGQSTSIIEPSTTAIGFKTPPSKFSKQTVKASPIVGLREYSLPPGNDVAESSLMTQQLACQIKDERTSLEYQEKYVVKEEPAAILLPAKRVKSPISTFRKTVKLSHSPVDCKSTAYSGHSLHIDAYSKTLCVQEDDKPKLLPKIEKYFPHQPAPKVTWCGSIEICFSVSHSELFDGFRAYVPGGVHSKAFEFLKKMPGVLRCTMFQSSSLGIFQDGYPKDRAVYFFPINFERSRQQYERLFLMLEMKDIVLISSLSDVQLLVFPSKRLKLNFHGLERFLCGLYRPIKHEQGVVPRALVKVEKQ; this is encoded by the exons ATGGGAGATTCAACAAGTAGAACTCACACG GTCAATACTTGTCATGTGTGTGGAGATGCAGGCTTTTTGAAGAAGATTGTAACTTGCTTTCAGTGTGAGACAACGCAGGAACATGT CTATTGCATGCCAGTCCTTCTCTTGACGGTACCACAAATTTGGATCTGTAATGCGTGTCGATCTAAGGAAGAGAACAATTTTCAAATGTCACTCAACTCTGATATAGTTTGCAGTAGTACTATGCAATCCATAGTTACTGTTGAGCTTTCTGAGAATCCAGGGATTTTGCTAAATTTCGAAAATGAAACTACTGTTGGTTCTGGGAAACTAAATTCAATTTCTAGTCAAGAAGCCATTGAACAGTTGTCAAGCGCCTTGAAATTGGAAAACCATTCTGCTAATAGACAAGGTTCAAGCTCTGGCCAATCAACTTCCATTATTGAGCCATCAACTACTGCTATTGGGTTTAAAACTCCACCTTCAAAGTTCTCAAAGCAGACGGTGAAAGCAAGTCCTATTGTTGGGCTTAGAGAGTATTCCTTGCCCCCTGGAAATGATGTTGCAGAATCCAGTTTAATGACTCAACAGCTGGCATGCCAAATTAAAG ATGAAAGGACTTCTCTGGAATATCAGGAAAAGTACGTCGTTAAAGAAGAGCCAGCAGCGATCTTATTGCCTGCTAAAAGAGTTAAGAGCCCAATATCTACATTTAGGAAGACAGTTAAGCTTTCACATTCACCAGTGGATTGTAAATCAACCGCTTACTCAG GACATAGCTTACATATTGATGCTTACTCCAAGACTTTGTGTGTTCAAGAAGATGATAAACCAAAGCTTTTGCCCAAAATTGAGAAATATTTTCCACATCAGCCTGCTCCAAAAGTCACTTGGTG TGGAAGCATAGAGATTTGCTTTTCCGTTTCCCATAGTGAACTCTTTGATGGTTTTCGGGCATATGTTCCTGGCGGGGTTCACTCTAAAGCCTTTGAATTCTTGAAAAAGATGCCTGGAGTACTGCGTTGTACAATGTTTCAATCCTCTAGTTTGGGAATTTTTCAAGATGGGTATCCAAAAGATAGAGCAGTATACTTTTTCCCTATCAACTTTGAGAG GTCAAGACAACAGTACGAGCGCCTTTTTTTGATGCTGGAGATGAAAGATATAGTTCTGATAAGTTCACTAAGTGATGTGCAGCTGTTAGTTTTTCCTTCTAAAAGGCTGAAACTGAATTTTCATG GATTAGAACGGTTCTTATGCGGATTGTATCGCCCAATCAAGCATGAACAGGGAGTCGTCCCTCGAGCACTGGTCAAAGTGGAGAAGCAATAG